The following are encoded together in the Parabacteroides chongii genome:
- a CDS encoding L,D-transpeptidase — translation MKRAVIFPVFCLILFSYCTTKTDRAVSSGEALPDSTTIVTVEEIDTFPKEIILEKELLYDQHTLADTYPYKDTTREFQWDKIKERLSWLESIQKKPATWSVLQNYRNKNGEAPLVKNYHRDSYRRIADSLGVERFQGVPLYLTADTSVPELYGRDGALVKHLEDYTNFTKVASVHTGKEWMIPKKYIKTIPDTIIFRKAIFVDTKNQNIATLEQDGDKWLVRSMNPATTGLHRPPYAQETPPGVYVVQEKKPRMIYLVDGTTETGGFAPYASRFTNGGYIHGVPVNAPRKTFIEYSPSLGTTPRSHMCVRNATSHAKFIYDWAPVYEALVFVFD, via the coding sequence ATGAAAAGAGCTGTTATATTTCCGGTATTCTGTCTTATTCTGTTTAGCTACTGTACGACAAAAACGGACAGAGCGGTCTCCAGCGGAGAAGCTCTCCCGGACTCGACGACCATAGTAACAGTGGAAGAGATCGATACGTTCCCTAAAGAGATCATCCTGGAAAAAGAGTTACTTTACGACCAGCATACCCTGGCGGACACATACCCTTATAAAGATACCACTCGGGAATTTCAGTGGGACAAAATAAAAGAACGTCTCTCCTGGCTGGAATCTATCCAGAAGAAACCGGCGACCTGGTCAGTCCTGCAGAATTACAGGAATAAAAACGGAGAAGCCCCGCTGGTAAAAAATTATCACAGGGATTCCTACCGGCGTATTGCAGATTCTTTAGGTGTCGAACGTTTCCAGGGCGTTCCTCTTTACCTGACGGCGGACACCTCCGTACCTGAACTCTACGGCAGAGACGGTGCTCTGGTTAAACATTTGGAAGATTATACGAATTTCACGAAAGTAGCCTCCGTACATACCGGAAAGGAATGGATGATCCCTAAAAAATATATTAAGACCATTCCCGACACAATCATATTCAGAAAAGCCATCTTCGTCGATACAAAGAATCAAAACATCGCCACATTGGAACAGGATGGCGATAAGTGGCTGGTTAGAAGTATGAATCCGGCAACTACCGGGTTACACAGACCACCTTACGCCCAGGAAACACCTCCCGGCGTATATGTGGTCCAGGAAAAGAAACCCCGTATGATCTATTTGGTAGACGGGACAACTGAAACCGGAGGATTTGCGCCTTACGCCAGCCGCTTCACGAATGGAGGGTATATCCACGGCGTACCGGTCAATGCCCCACGCAAAACATTTATCGAATACAGCCCATCGCTGGGCACGACTCCCCGCTCCCATATGTGTGTCCGGAACGCCACTTCGCATGCTAAATTTATTTACGACTGGGCACCGGTTTATGAGGCACTCGTTTTTGTTTTCGATTAA
- a CDS encoding murein L,D-transpeptidase catalytic domain family protein, whose product MRSSEPVMREVSSCRQLYQEMQLEGIVNFTAFEQAIAGYNKIEEKSKEILTLVDFSKPSTEERFYVFDMRHKKLLFSSLVSHGKNSGGNYATSFSNENGSLKSSLGFFLTENTYQGKNGYSLVLNGLEKGINDRAKERAIVIHGAAYSNPSVIASSGRLGRSFGCPALPQAVSKPIINTIKGGSLLFIYANNQNYLAYSPILSKQQVASM is encoded by the coding sequence ATGAGAAGTTCAGAACCTGTCATGCGCGAAGTTTCAAGCTGCCGGCAATTATACCAGGAGATGCAACTGGAAGGGATCGTCAACTTCACGGCATTCGAACAAGCAATCGCCGGATATAATAAAATCGAAGAAAAGTCAAAAGAGATACTGACCCTGGTCGACTTCAGCAAGCCTTCTACCGAAGAACGTTTTTATGTATTCGATATGAGACATAAAAAGTTGCTATTCTCTTCCCTGGTGTCACATGGAAAGAACAGCGGCGGAAATTACGCCACCTCTTTCTCCAACGAGAACGGTTCGCTGAAAAGTTCGCTGGGATTCTTTCTGACGGAGAATACCTATCAAGGAAAAAACGGTTATTCGCTTGTCCTGAACGGACTGGAAAAAGGGATCAACGACCGTGCCAAAGAACGGGCAATCGTGATCCACGGAGCAGCCTACTCCAACCCTTCTGTCATAGCTTCATCCGGTCGTTTGGGACGCAGTTTCGGTTGTCCGGCACTGCCACAAGCTGTAAGCAAGCCTATTATCAACACGATCAAAGGCGGTTCTTTGCTCTTTATCTATGCCAATAATCAAAACTACCTCGCCTACAGCCCTATTTTATCCAAACAACAGGTTGCTTCCATGTAG
- a CDS encoding alpha-L-fucosidase, producing the protein MGKHTSFLFIALSLFMSCKQAGTPAKDVLSVASPKGTAVFQDNWENMGENYQFPAWFSDAKFGIFIHWGVYAVPAYVNEWYPRNMYQKDSKEYKYHIEKYGDHVKFGYKDFIPMFGAEKFNADEWVSLFKAAGAKYVVPVAEHHDGFAMYDSDLNPWNAVKMGPKKDIIGLLKKATEKEGLIFGLSSHRLENSWFYNGGMEFPSDVQDKSVSLYGRRLEQEKYTDEVGLDFLAHTHELIDKYQPQLIWFDWTVNNPVIRPYFNKFMAYYYNNSIDWGRGVVVNTKHGYPTNIQVGDVERGKLDKMRKYPWQTDTSVGKHSWCYTDGEENKTPEQIVHDLIDIVSKNGNLLLNIGPRADGTITEEQKSVLLSIGDWLKVNGEAIYGTRCWIKSGEGDIAGTAGTFTDNEATAYTARDMRFTTKGNDLYAIVLNWDKAGVLIKSLDKTTVADAKILDVKLLGSDAKISWKQTDQGLKLSVPAEKPCEYAYAFKISFDKKAGSHLESEMIDIPFKHGDE; encoded by the coding sequence ATGGGCAAACACACTTCTTTTCTATTCATTGCATTATCCTTGTTTATGTCATGCAAGCAGGCCGGTACACCGGCAAAGGATGTTCTTTCGGTAGCCTCTCCGAAGGGGACGGCTGTGTTTCAGGATAACTGGGAAAATATGGGTGAGAATTACCAGTTTCCTGCATGGTTTTCGGATGCAAAGTTCGGTATATTTATCCATTGGGGTGTTTATGCAGTTCCGGCCTATGTAAATGAATGGTATCCGAGAAATATGTATCAGAAAGATTCTAAGGAATATAAGTACCATATTGAAAAATACGGCGATCATGTAAAGTTCGGTTATAAAGACTTTATACCGATGTTCGGGGCGGAGAAGTTTAATGCGGATGAATGGGTGTCGTTGTTCAAGGCTGCCGGTGCAAAATATGTGGTGCCTGTTGCGGAGCATCATGACGGTTTTGCTATGTATGACAGCGATCTGAATCCGTGGAATGCCGTAAAGATGGGACCTAAGAAAGATATTATCGGTTTGTTGAAGAAAGCAACCGAGAAGGAAGGACTCATTTTCGGCCTGTCGAGCCACCGGCTGGAAAACTCCTGGTTTTACAATGGAGGAATGGAGTTTCCTTCGGATGTGCAGGATAAGTCGGTCTCTCTATATGGCCGTCGACTGGAACAGGAGAAATATACGGATGAGGTCGGTCTGGACTTCTTGGCACATACTCATGAACTGATAGATAAGTATCAGCCTCAGTTGATCTGGTTTGACTGGACAGTGAATAATCCGGTTATACGTCCTTACTTCAACAAGTTTATGGCTTACTATTATAATAATTCGATAGATTGGGGAAGAGGTGTTGTGGTAAATACCAAGCATGGTTACCCGACAAATATCCAGGTTGGCGACGTAGAGCGTGGTAAATTGGATAAGATGCGTAAATATCCCTGGCAAACAGATACTTCCGTCGGTAAGCATTCGTGGTGTTATACCGATGGGGAAGAGAATAAGACCCCGGAACAGATTGTACACGACCTGATCGATATTGTCAGTAAAAACGGTAACCTGTTGCTGAATATCGGTCCCCGTGCGGACGGAACGATTACGGAAGAACAAAAATCAGTGTTGCTTTCTATCGGTGACTGGCTAAAAGTGAACGGAGAAGCGATCTACGGAACTCGTTGCTGGATAAAATCAGGAGAAGGAGATATTGCCGGTACTGCCGGTACCTTCACCGATAATGAAGCGACCGCTTATACCGCCCGTGATATGCGTTTTACAACCAAAGGAAACGATCTTTATGCGATTGTTCTGAATTGGGATAAGGCCGGTGTTTTAATAAAATCGCTGGATAAGACTACTGTTGCCGATGCAAAGATACTGGATGTGAAGTTGTTGGGATCCGATGCGAAGATCAGCTGGAAGCAGACCGACCAAGGTTTGAAACTATCTGTTCCGGCAGAGAAGCCGTGTGAATATGCTTATGCTTTTAAGATCAGTTTCGATAAGAAAGCAGGAAGCCATTTGGAATCGGAGATGATCGACATCCCGTTTAAGCACGGGGATGAATGA
- a CDS encoding ferredoxin: MAIKSVWIEEDCIACGTCEGICPEVFHVTDRSHVNEGVNFNDFEEGIKEAAESCPVSVIKYD; the protein is encoded by the coding sequence ATGGCAATTAAAAGTGTTTGGATAGAAGAAGACTGCATCGCTTGCGGTACTTGTGAAGGCATATGCCCGGAAGTTTTTCATGTAACCGACCGTTCCCATGTAAATGAAGGAGTAAACTTCAACGATTTTGAGGAAGGGATCAAAGAAGCTGCAGAAAGCTGTCCGGTCAGCGTTATTAAATATGATTAA